The following DNA comes from Gadus macrocephalus chromosome 5, ASM3116895v1.
TCTCGATAACCCCCATGGGCACACACTTacccacgcacatacacacacacacccggtcacgcacccacacacacgctcaaacacaggcacaaacacacaaatagttCCAGACTACACTGTATAAAAAAAGGGCGAAATTAATCATCAGAACAAGGGGTCCATCATTTAGGAGCGGCTTGCGGCCTGTCTTTCGGCAGGCTGCTCccaaggaggagaagaggagcagagagggggtggaggaggaggaggagagagtaggggaCTCTTTAAACAGAGTCCAACCCACCACCTCTGCCCTGGCCGTCCCAGGACACTACAACTCTATGTGGGGATCTGAGAAAGGAAGAAGCaaaaaaggggagggggggagagagagcgtttgATTACTTCATGCAGAGATAATATGTATGCATCTCtccatctgtgtatgtgtgtgtgtctccgtgcgtgtgcgtacgtgcgtgtttctgtgtgctctACCTGTGCCGCTGGGCTGTGTCCCGGTGGGGGTCTTGGGGTCTGTGTGCTGTCTCTCCTGGACCCTGCTGAGGAGCCGTTTGACCTCCTGGTCGTAGTCGGCCCACTCCGGGACGATGCGGACCGCCGCGTGCAACTTGGGCTCCTTGGTCCGAGGGTTGTTGCACTGGAGCGGGCGGGACGCACAGGGAGCTAGCTTAGCTTAGCTTATTTAAGTTTAGCTTAGTTCAGCTTAGTTTAATTTAGCGGATTTTAGCTTAGTTTAGCTGAGTTGAGCTTAGCGTAGCAATTTCTATGGTTcaacagtagtatagtagtggtgtAAAATGTGTACAACAACGTTATATTAATATCATATAACATCATAACGACCTTTAGTGAATAACGACAATAGGAtaaatataatttgtattattacgCATGATAGCATAAAAACAATGTAGGAGACAACAAAACTAAACACTGATTACTTTGGCGGAAACAGCACCATCTCCTGGGAAACACCAGTATTGCAGAGCTTGGTTTTTCGTGCTAAATGGATGTGAACTAAGCCAGGTGTAGGAAGTAGGGAGCAGGTGATGACCTCTCAGGGTCGACTAGGTCAGGTCAGGTGAGGGTAGGGAGCAGGTGATGGCCTCTAAACCTTAACACGAAAAAGGTCTGTTTTTATCTTGACCCCGTCAACCCGGGTCAGACTTGTTTGTGAGAGGTAGACTAGTTCAGGTGAGGGTAGACTAGGCCACGTTAGGGTAGACTAGTTCAGGTAAGGGTACACTAGGTCAGGTGAGGGTAGACTAGTCCAGGTGAGGGTAGACGAGGTCAGGTGAGGGTAGACTAGTCCAGGTGAGGGTACACTAGGTCAGGTGAGGGTAGACGAGGCCAGGTGAGGGTAGACGAGGCCAGGTGAGGGTAGACGAGGTCAGGTGAGGGTAGACGAGGCCAGGTGAGGGTAGACGAGGTCAGGTGAGGGTAGACGAGGTCAGGTGAGGGTAGACGAGGTCAGGTGAGGTAGAGAGCCCGGTGGTCCTACCAGGTCGATGGTCTTGGCCTTCTTCTTGGAGCTGTCGTCGCACCAGGTCTCGCACCACAGCCACTCCTGAGGGAGGGACTTGATGGGCACCTGGTGGATCATGTTGTTGGggaggtcctgggggggggggggggagttacaGCATCAATACACACATCACGTCCTggtgaggtagagagacatcCCTGGTCCAGgctagagggacagacaggcaaGCAGAAAGACAGACCTGGTccagggtagagagacagacctggtccaggtcagagagacagacctggtCAAGAGAGACAGACCTGGTCTAGGTCAGACCTGATCCAGGTCAGAGACAGACCTGGTCCAGGTCAGAGAGACCGACCTGGTCCAGAGACAGACCTGGTcgaggtcagagagacagacctggtcgaggtcagagagacagacctggtcgaggtcagagagacagacctggtCGAGGTTGGAGAGGCTGTTGGGGTCCTGGCTGAGGCCCTGGTACTGCCCTCTGAGTCGGTCTCCGGCAGCGATCTTACGGAACTTCTTCAGGTCCACCACGTAGagagcactgacacacacacacacacacacacacacacacacacacacacacacacacacacacacacacacacacacacacacacacacacacacacacacacacacacacacacacacacacacacacacacacacacacacgaaaataaTTGGGAGAGCATTGAGATGCACAagcatgtacacatacatacgcgCTGGAATCGTCCAATCAATTCAGATATTTTACATTGAGGTAACCCTTTAGAGACCAATAAACGGCCCCGTTTAAAGAGCGTCTTCTACCTGATGTGGTACTTCCGGCCCGCCAGGTGACTGGCCCAGTAGCCAGACTTCCAGAAGCGGTATCCGTCCATCTCCCGCCGGCTCTCGCAGAACGGCGTGTAGCCATAGGGGGCGCCCTCCAGGTCAAAGTCACGCAACTCCTTCAGGTCCGTACGTAcgatctgaggaggaggaggaggaggaggaggaggaggaggggggggggggggaggagttggggcgaggagggggaggaggagaaaggggggaggaggtggggcgaggaggaaggggggaggggggagaggaagaggaggaggtcaggaggaagaggagaatgaTGAATGGATGAGAAGGGGAGAATAAGGAGGTTTCGGTCAGGACAGTGCGAGAGGAGCCGAGTGATTTATTGCATGGATTGGGGAGCAACTTTGAAGTGACATTTTGTTCCATAGAGCCCAGAGTTGGTCAAAGCGATCGTCTTCGCAGCCACGGGGATATATGGCCGCCAGGTCCTCATTAATCACCACGTTTACAAAGTCGACCAAAAGGATTAACGGCAAAGAATAAGAAACAAATCGCCCGGCctcagagagaggatgggggcgACCTTGGAAGACCCTGGAGTCACGTTTACTTACTCCTATTCTCTCACGACACTAACGATTGTTTTGAATAACTGAAGAAGGCAAAACTCGAACGATAGATGAGAGAAAGCATAAGAAAGCGTTGGAATGCGAGCTTGTTGAATATTGTGCTGCAAATGCACTTTGTCtgaatattaataatacaaGAATTGACTCAACTTTATAATTTTGAACAAACAGATGCCCAGACGCTCATAGAAATAAGTAAACATAAcgcacaataaaaaaacacaccaatttCTTATCAATCAATTTCACCATCTCTGTAGCAACATATATAGataaaaaccctaacccatcaatatatagatatacgCCTAACCCTAACGATTATGGTAAGgcgtatatatgtatacatatatatatatattagtgctgtcagttaaacacgttattaacggcgttaaagcaaaccaattttaacgatgttcatttttttatcgcgcgattaacgcaattcttttatttcttttattttttttctttggctcaaaacaaagaagcagtagcctgactgctatgttcaaggcagtatcttTGTACGTTCATCGTTtaatcagtatatgccaatgttgttatcaataaaaaaacatttgcacaaggcaagccgatgcacttctccatgttgataagagcattaaaatgagaaaaattaatgggaaaaagaaatcaagggatatttagcatagaaaaaagaattgCGATTCATCGCAattgctcgcgattaatcgtgagtaaatatttgaatcgcttgacagcactaatatatatatatatatatatatacatcgatATATAGATACAGTATATTGGTATGTTTATGGTGGTATCCGGGGGGCAGCAGCTACTTAGGATAGGCTGCTCACCTGCACTAATACGCGTTCTAAAACCTTAACTAACGTTAGCTAACGTTTAGAACCAGAATGGCCGTCGGGCCATAAGGCCCCTGTGACCTGTGGGGCGCTGACCTGGTCGGCGTCCACAAACAGGAACTTGTCGACGGCCAGCGGGAAGAGCACGTCCAGGAAGAGGATCTTGTAGCCCCAGATGATCCGCTGCTTCTCCCTCTGCTGGTGCAGCCAGCGGGGCCACTTGTACTGGACCAGCTCGTACTGGAACCCGTACTCCAGCGCCATGTGGGGGATGGACTCctgcatacgcacacgcacacacacgcacaatgttATGATGTGcagaaaaatatttaaaaagaaaaacataaatatgCATAACTAAATATAAtggaatatataaaaaaatacaatatccATTTAAAATAGGAATATGAAAATattgaaataaacatgactaAAAACGATTTGATATAATATGTATAGACATATCAGAATATTTATagaaacataaatataaaataaatgatagtattaaatataaaataaatgatattgttaaatataatatatatatatatatatatatatatatatatatatataattacaaaATGAGAGTGTTTTAACTAGATGTGTCgagatttttaatttctttactTTGAGAATGTTTCATTCTTTTTGAAGATAATGTTTGTTGAATCCCAACAAATGTGGAGTaatatgtgaaaaaaaaaaaaaaaaaggtaagtgTAACGTTCTAATGTGGTTTGGAGAGGGAGCGGGGCAGACCTTGAAGGCCGGTGACAGGAAGTTCTTGAGGAACCAGAACTTGACGGGAGTCTGGGTGTTCTTCAGAACCGACAGCATCATGATCCTGAGAGGGGAACCAGAGAACAGAGACTCAGACAGAGAGTTTAAGATGAGGAAATTCTTCTAAAcatctttttaaaataaatacaatctgAATCAAGAACAATATAGAAAATACTTTACATCTGCATTTACAATAAAGAGTAAATACGATAAGAAAATATCGACTTGTTTTTGAATGAGAATAGCAACCAGAAAGAAATAATTATTGAAAAAGGAACCTGACTATCATCACTATACAGGTGACCCATCACTCACCTGAGGATCCTCTATACAGGTGACCCATCACTCACCTGAGGATCCTCTATACAGGTGACCCATCACTCACCTGAGGATCCTCTATACAGGTGACCCATCACTCACCTGAGGAATCTTTCGTACAGGTGACCCGATGCCACAGAGAAGATGTTGATGACGTCGTCCTTCTCCTGCTTGGGCTCCTCTGGCTTCACCCCGCCTGTGaaccctctggaggaaggaaggagggagggagatattAAAAACGAGAGCAAGGACGTTTGAATCTGTTCCCTAAACACAGATCTCAGGTCAACACAGATCTCCAGTAAACACAGATCTCAGGTCAACACAGATCTCAGGTCAACACAGATCTCAAGTAAACACGGATCTCAGATGGCAAGTGAACACAGATCTCCAGTGTACACAGATCTCCAGTGAACACGAGATCTCCAGTGAACACGAGATCTCCAGTGAACACGAGATCTCCAGTGAACACGAGATCTCCAGTGACATTATACCTGGTCGGAGAAGGTTTGTTGTatgtttgtacgtcctggcacttaaaaatcgTTATTAGCATTTTGTAGCGTTTGATCCTAGctctctttgttgtatacggggaaggggttaacctagcgGTTGTGAGTGCTTGGCACATGGTTCTatcaacatccttactgtaccgacagcgatatattgttgtttctcttcttctgacaaatgtacttattgcaagtcgctttggattaaagagTCTCCTAAATGCAGACCGGGTACCCGGTGGTCCCAGTGTAGACGGGTGAGTGGTGAGGGGGGCCGTACCCGGGGGTCCCAGTGTAGACGGGGTGAGGGTGAGTGGTGCCGTACCTGGTCAGCGACTCCCAGAAGCCCGAGTCGTTCTCCGGGGTGCCGTCGCTCAGCAGCTCCTCGCTCATCTTGTCCGCCTTCTTCTGCACCTGAGACCAGAACCATGACAGTCATGTcgacagtacacacacacacacacaaacacacacacagacacacacactctctccctctccccacacacacacacacacacagacacactctctctctctctctctctccccccacacacaatacTTCGCAGACTGCTGGCCAACCGACCTTGACTTTGATGACCCTGGTCTTGAAGTTGTTCAACACCACGGTGATGTCATCGGAGTCTGCCGGGGAGTCTGTACCGTCATGGCTTCAATGAAGAAATATAGAGATACTACAAGTTAGATCGAGCACAAAAAAGCTACAAAGGTGCAAGGCCCGCAGCCGAACCCGTGTTGTGGACCATCTCGACGGTCGACAATGCTGGGGCCCtcacctgtcccccccccccccctctcacccgtaCGCTCCCTcagcctcaccccctccccccgcacctgtcccatcctcacctgtcccccccccccccctctcaccctcaccccctcacctgacccatcctcacctgtcccccctccccgctcaCCTGTAGATCTTGTAGATGTCGTCTGAGCGTCCTTTCCTCAGCTTCAGGGTCCAGGCTCCGGGGTTGGCCTTCAGCTGGAAGTATCCCTGCAGAGAGCCAATCGGAACCCCTTATGACgcgcctctcacctccccacccAATCAGAACCCCTTACGACccgcctctcccctccccacccaatCAGAACCCCTTACGACCCGCCTCTCACCTCCACACCCAATCAGAACCCCTTACGACCCGCCTCTCACCTCCACACCCAATCAGAACCCCTTACGAcccgcctctcacctccccacccAATCAGGACCCCTTACGAcccgcctctcacctccccacccAATCAGGACCCCTTACGAcccgcctctcacctccccacccAATCAGAACCCCTTACGAcccgcctctcacctccccacccAATCAGAACCCCTTACGACCCGCCTCTCACCTTCACACCCAATCAGAACCCCTTACGACCCGCCTCTCACCTCCACACCCAATCAGAACCCCTTACGACccgcctctcccctccccacccaatCAGAACCCCTTACGACCCGCCTCTCACCTCCACACCCAATCAGAACCCCTTACGAcccgcctctcacctccccacccAATCAGGACCCCTTACGAcccgcctctcacctccccacccAATCAGGACCCCTTACGAcccgcctctcacctccccacccAATCAGAACCCCTGACGAcccgcctctcacctccccacccAATCAGAACCCCTTACGACCCGCCTCTCACCTCCACACCCAATCAGAACCCCTTACGACCCGCCTCTCACCTCCACACCCAATCAGAACCCCTTACGACCCGCCTCTCACCTCCACACCCAATCAGAGCCCCGCACAATATGCCTCTCACAGTACACACCGGTAACATCGGAGCACTGAGAGGGCGCACAAAACACTCCTACTTCCACTCCTCCTTTAAATGTTATtctagtaggggggggggggggggggcgtcactCACCAGGTTCGCCATGACGATGGTGTCCACGATGACGGGCTCGGAGGCGGTCCCCAGGGTGAACTGCAGCCCGCGGGGGGGCTGTCCCGTGCTCACGTCGAAGCAGTGCCCCTCCAGGAGGAGGTGCTCCAGCTCGTACTGGGCCGCCACGATGCTGTCCACCTGGGGGGAGACACACGGTGTTAGGTGCACGCCTGCTCTCCTgactcacactcaaacagaaAGAGGACTGCATGTCAACGGCAGTAagcgaggggagggaggagtacTAGAAAGAAAAGACCACaaatgtgtttacaaatgtaaaTTGGAGACTTTAAAAGAGTATCAGATATGGTTAAAGATACTGGTGATAGGATAAACTAAATGGTTTTATAGGCATACTTAGTGCTAAAAAGAGAGTTAAGGCCTGGCTGTGCGTGCAACAGCACGTGTTCACCCTTAGAGGGAGCCCTCTGCAACAATAGCTCGTGTTCACCCCTAGAGGGAGCCCTCTGCAACAATAGCTCGTGTTCACCCCTAGAGGGAGCCCCTGAAGCCCGACCGCAGCCCCGTACCTCCTCCAGGTAGATGTTGTCCAGGTCGTAGCGCGTGCCCACCGACTCCACCATCCAGCTCTCGGGCGTGTTGAGGTTCAGGGTGAAGAGGGGCGTCTGGGGCATGTCCAGGAAGCGGGCTAGGGGCCCCGCCGAGACACTGCCGTCCGCCTGGAACCCCACCTCCGGCTCCAGCACGTAGCGGTAGAAGCTAGGGGACACAGGGGGGGGCCGAGAGGAAGGGGGGTTCAGAGACGCaggacgggaggagaggaggagagagggagaggggaagagggggtaccaggaggggggggaggggccacagGACGGGGGAAGAGGGGGTACAGGACggggatgagggaggggggttcCAGGGAGAGTACGGGACGGTGGTCCAAACGCCAGAAAAAGTGAAAAGTGGACTCCAAAGAGTAGACTGAAAACGAGGGCAGATCGATTACAGACGATCGACTGTGACAAAGGACCTGCAGTGGAGGTCGACTGTATCGACGCCGTGTGCTACATTATTGAAATGATACGTtatcatattttatattttcaatCATGTAGCCCACAACTCAGAACGTCTTTAAAATGCCAACACTGCTGTCGGTTTGGTATTGTGGGTGACGTTAATCTTTGAGATTATGAAATCAATAACTGTGAATACATTGGAAATGGGCTCAATCAGAGTATTTTACAAGGGCACGCGTTCTCCTCTCGGCTTGGCGTTGAGGTAAACAGATAAACACTTCCTGACATCCTGATGGGTCTACCAGAGGTTAGAATGACACAGCTCGCACAGAGAGAAGTGCACCTTAATGATGGTGGCTTCATCAgcatgaggtggtggtggaggtgacatTATAAACAGTGTCGTGTTCTTTGGAAAGGTACTCGAATcaggatcgcttttaactccctttatttggtaaaggttTAGTCTAgtctctatgaagcaaaaggaggggaattgtattgtGTAGGCACgcgtggagatacacttagtagggcatcagaaggatgcgttacctggagcgttctggccccctgggctatgtgttgtgactttaatacggggcaggcgtggactcagttatgtgctctgattggctaagcatggtgctgaactcccgcccCCTGGGATACCCGTATGTGTCTTGATGCTGTCCCTTgcggctatgtgttggcattgcaacttggtttgtggctatgtgcgggaattacacttgttcTTGTGGCCTTGAGCTTCTGGGTCTCTTGAACACCTGGGCGCTGGTATCTCTAGAATTAGTACATGAATGAATGGCTTCTTGTATGAGCCGGACGCCTCCCTAGGATgggaaagaagcctctctagtCGCCGAGgacatatgtggcctgttggtatgaatgtgtgaattatgttacaacAGGTGGAGGTGACTTTGtaaactggaggaggaggtgaagtggAGGTGATGTTATaatctggaggtggaggtgacttTGTAaactggaggtggaggtgatttTATAatatggaggtggaggtgacttTGTAAACTGGAGGTGATGTTATaatctggaggtggaggtgacttTATAAACAGGTGGAGGTGAGCTCACCTCTTGAGAGGCAGGTCAGACAGTTTGGATTGACAGTTCATGAAGACCCTCAGATTGATGTTCACCAGCTGCTTCAGAACCTAGGGGTCAAAGGTCGACCGGGCcggggggaggaaggaaagaaggagggGCTAGTTAGGTTTGGATCACTCACAGCGACCTAGCCTGTTGCTTCATCTTCATCACTGGCCGTTGGCAACAACTCCTCTCAAGTTGTTTTGAGAGGATTAAGCAGcacagatacaaaaaaaaaatacataaatacatctatTAATGTTGATTCAGGCAAGGATATTTTACAAGCCAAGGGTTTCCTGCATGGTCAAAATGATGGTCAAACTTTGCCTTGATTGATCAGAGAAGATACAGAATCTTTGAAAACTAAAACTCTTGCCACGACTGGACCGGACCGGTCACGACCAGACAAGACCATACCGGACCGGTCAGGACCGGTCAGGACCGGTCAGGACCGGTCAGGACCGGACCACGTGTGAACGTACCAGCAGCAGTGGAGCTACTTTCTGGGCGTCCCTGGTTACAGGATCCACCACGGCAACCACATCAAAGTagacctccccctctctgggcCGGATCTTCACAGCACtgagaacacaacaacaacaacaacaacgacgacgacaacatcatcaacaacaGCCAATTAGCAGGGCAGCCAGATGGAGGCGGGGTGCATTTGGTGTGCGGAGAATATTGAGTTAGACGTTCGCTTTGATACGCTCCGAAAAAAGGTTTAATTGTGTCGAAGGAAAACTTCAGTTTGATATAATGTGATTATTCTACACCCAGTCAGTCAAAGGAGGATGCATGAGAAAAGTTCCAAGtaccaaaaatatgaaaaaggaAGAAACAAGATAggcatgtataaatatataaagtatatatatttgtacacaCCCTGGTTTAGCTTACCTGAAGCGGTCGTCAGCGAAGCCGTACTCCACCCGGGCTTCTCCCTTGGGCTGAGCGGAGAGCAGAGCGTCCACCTTCATCACCAAGTCACTGGCcctactccacacacacacacacacacacacacacacacacacacacacacacacacacacacacacacacacacacacacacagagactccaGACCCAGTGACGTGATGTCCACTACCCAGTGACGTGATGTCCACTACCCAGTGAGCTGATGTCCACTACCCAGTGACGTGATGTCCACTACCCAGTGACGTGATGTCCACTACCCAGTGACGTGATGTCCACTACCCAGTGAGCTGATGTCCACTACCCAGTGAGCTGATGTCCACTACCCAGTGAAGTGATGTCCACTACCCAGTGACGTGATGTCCACTACCCAGTGACGTGATGTCCACTACCCAGTGACGTGATGTCCACTACCCAGTGACGTGATGTCCACTACCCAGTGACGTGATGTCCACTATCCAGTGAAGCGATGTCCACTATCCAGTGAAGCGATGTCCACTACCCAGTGAAGCGATGTCCACTACCCAGTGAAGGTAATGTCTGAACGACAGTCAGGGAACCGCAGTAGCAGTCGTTTGCTCGTGGCCACAGATCATTAGCCACAAGTCTGCTCACATTTTTCAGTTTGATCGAAACTGAGGCCGTCATCAAATAGCTATAGCGCGAGTCAGCGACTTTACCGTGACCCGCGCTTCACCGTGACCGAGGTGACCTCGAGGCTGGGGGACTGCTGACTCAGCGGCCCCCCCCAAGGGCCGAATTAACCAAGGGCCTCCCTTCTCCCCGCCCGGTGAGAAGGTCATCGCAGCAACACACACCAACTCCCCAACGTGTGTGTGAAAAAGTTAAtgggggaggtgatggtggtgatgtggAAGAGAGGGTTTGGGGTGGTGGCTATGGTGGTTaaggtgttggtgggggtggtggctatggtggttatggtgttggtgggggtggaggctatggtggttatggtgttggtgggggtggtggctatggtggttatggtgttggtgggggcggtggtgaaGGTGTTGGTGTAATGGTCTTGGTGGTGCTTGTGGTGATGATGGGTGGAGGTGctgtagagtggtggagagggaggtggcaGTGGAGgcggtagaggtggtggtggtggtggtggtgtgagagaggagaggtgctTACCGGTCCTCCTCGATTCCGAACTGCAAGACCTTGGTTTTGATTGGCTCTCCGGAGGTCTTGAGGATGATGCTCTCCAATAGGAGGAAGTCATCCTGGTTAaagacctcctcctctcccagcgGACCAATGACCTGCAGGTACGGAGAGAGGCGGCAAGAGTTAACGTTGGTGCGAGTGAGCGAGGGGGGGCGAGTGAGCGACTGTGTAGATTAGCATGTAGTTAAGAGTAAGAAGTTTGCATGTGGTTGTACGAGTGTGTGTACAAGAGTgtttgtgtaagagtgtgtgtttgtaagtgggtgtaagtgtgtgcaagtgtgtgatagtgtgtgtatgcgcgtgtatgcgcgtgtgtgtaattgtgtgagTGCAAGTGTATGTAGGTGTATGCGTgcaagtgtgcgtgcgtgtgtgtgcgtgcgtactcTTCCGTTGCTGACCACGGCCCTCTGGCCCCTCCTCAGCTTCAGGGCGTGGCTGCAGTAGACGCTGTGTGACCGCAGGAAGTCCAGCTTGGGCCCGTCGTACGCGCTCTGGAACAGATCCATGTCCAtcccctgtgggggggggggtgggggggtggggtgaagAAAACATGGAGGCCGGGGTTAGAGCCTGGACACACGGACAATGCGGGTTCTATGTGGCGTGACGTTTTCAATTgtgacacacaaatgcatgcactcgcaaagattcacacacacgcacgcacacacacacacacacacacacaccactcctgTGAACACATgcccatgcccacacacacacacacacacacacacgcacggacgcacgcacgcacgcacgcatacacactcctgggaacacatgcccacacaaacgcactccTGTGAACAcatacccacccacacacacacacactcacacacagtcacacggcccccaccccctcaccccgacGGCGAAGCTGCGTATGTCTGCGCCGGCCTCCAGCGCCCTGGCCGTGTCCTCCTTGGCCATCTTGGTGATGAAGTTCTTGGCGTTGTTGGCGGTCTGCGTCTGCATGGCCGCCCAGACGGCGCGCGCCACGCGGCTGCCCTCGGGCGTGACCGCCGCCGACGGGTTGTTGATCATCCCCAGACGCACGTTGTTGCTGCTTTTCtgtcgggggggaggaggagggggggtcgtGTTCACAGCGCGGACGGCTTTCGTAGTGCCATGAACCTGCCCAGGCCGAGGTTCTAGTCGCCGTTGATCGATAGGCCGACGCCGTGAAGCTAGGTGTGCTCTGTGTTGTGATACCATTACCACCAACACGGGGGAATATAAACAGCAGCACAGCACTCTGCCTGCTCGTCCCCCTAGTGGCAGCGTGGCTGTGTTACATGCGTTTTAATATTCCATCGTCCTGGCGGACAGTGGCCTGCTATTTTATCTTGGGCTCAATGGATTTGATTTTAGAGAATCTTGCGTTTCCTCACTTTCTGAAATACctttgctggtgtgtgtgcgtgcatgtgtgtgtcattatgtgtgcgtgtgtatgtgcatgtgtgtgagcgtgggtGCGTATGCaagtatgtgcgtgcttgcttgcttgtgtatgtgagtgtgtgcttgcttgcatgcgtgcacgcatgtgtgtgcgcgtgcgtatgtgtgggtgtgtcaccATGTGTTTGATGGCGTCGTAGAGCAGCTGGCGTCCGGACGGCTGGTCGAAGTCTCCCACCACCCAGAAGGTGACGGGACGGACGAAGCCATCAtctgtcaacaacaacaacaacaaaaacaagaaagGAAGACAGTGGATGAGGTCATGGCCACAAcgggaccaatcagaggcggggcatgaggggggagggtggggcatg
Coding sequences within:
- the uggt1 gene encoding UDP-glucose:glycoprotein glucosyltransferase 1 isoform X2, coding for MAAAGLRQAGFGTRLRMWLLWVSLLSVLSLVSGSADSKAVTTTLTTKWTATPLLMEASEFLAEESQEKFWDFVEANQNTEGEHDDTEQAYYQMILKRAGALLSSVHLNMLKFALSLRAYSATVHSFQQIASNEPPPPGCAAFFSVHGLKACDAQDLEGLLETAPTRPKPFLFKGDHRFPGSNPDAPVVILYAEVGSPAFSSLHRAAQAQAHDGRALYVLRHYLAKPSPNKVFLSGYGVELAIKSQEYKAKDDTQVQGAEVNATMIENDPVDEVQGFLFGKLKTLYPEIKEQLKELRKHLVESTNEMAPLKVWQMQDLSFQTAARILSAPAAEALNVMRDLSQNFPTKARSITKTVVSAEVRKEIEENQKLFKGSLGLQPGDSALFINGLHIDLDTQDIFSVFEVLRSETTVMEGLRSLHVDTPHIHDVLKLNVQPSDSDYAVDIRHPAINWINNLETDHRYSSWPYNVQELLRPTFPGVIRQIRKNFHNLVIVLDPTQENAAELLNVAEMFYTNNIPLRIGLVFVVSDEDDVDGMEDAGVALVRAYHYMCHEVDSQSAFEAVISMFNQVVPGGRLSVGDVVKVLEKRYPYVEVGSILGTDSSYEANRKEGRSYYSQTGLGPLPVVMYNGMPFQREQLDPDELETVTMHKILETTTFFQRAVYLGELATDHDVVDFMMNQPNVVPRINPRVLDTSRTYLDLSDTNNFFVDDYARFSTLDTKQRSTAVANSMNYMTKKDDGFVRPVTFWVVGDFDQPSGRQLLYDAIKHMKSSNNVRLGMINNPSAAVTPEGSRVARAVWAAMQTQTANNAKNFITKMAKEDTARALEAGADIRSFAVGGMDMDLFQSAYDGPKLDFLRSHSVYCSHALKLRRGQRAVVSNGRVIGPLGEEEVFNQDDFLLLESIILKTSGEPIKTKVLQFGIEEDRASDLVMKVDALLSAQPKGEARVEYGFADDRFSAVKIRPREGEVYFDVVAVVDPVTRDAQKVAPLLLVLKQLVNINLRVFMNCQSKLSDLPLKSFYRYVLEPEVGFQADGSVSAGPLARFLDMPQTPLFTLNLNTPESWMVESVGTRYDLDNIYLEEVDSIVAAQYELEHLLLEGHCFDVSTGQPPRGLQFTLGTASEPVIVDTIVMANLGYFQLKANPGAWTLKLRKGRSDDIYKIYSHDGTDSPADSDDITVVLNNFKTRVIKVKVQKKADKMSEELLSDGTPENDSGFWESLTRGFTGGVKPEEPKQEKDDVINIFSVASGHLYERFLRIMMLSVLKNTQTPVKFWFLKNFLSPAFKESIPHMALEYGFQYELVQYKWPRWLHQQREKQRIIWGYKILFLDVLFPLAVDKFLFVDADQIVRTDLKELRDFDLEGAPYGYTPFCESRREMDGYRFWKSGYWASHLAGRKYHISALYVVDLKKFRKIAAGDRLRGQYQGLSQDPNSLSNLDQVCLSDLDQVCLSDLDQVCLSDLDQVCLSDLDQVCLSTLDQVCLSACLSVPLAWTRDVSLPHQDVMCVLML